From one Desulfatiglans anilini DSM 4660 genomic stretch:
- a CDS encoding DUF3108 domain-containing protein gives MNVDPKTGPQGLLPSTLHEGLDGSLGRGKEAASTSIPWMAKKWSSIMKGAGLLMLLLLAQTAAASPPAEPAEPPLPFQAGERLVFQARWEFIPAGEAVLEVLTSDSVGQTPALHFAATAWSYPVIDLFYKVRNRIDAYTDRSVSRTLLYREKSEGRRPKDVTVTFDWERRTAQYTNMDERRDPLPIQPGSLDPLSIFYAFRLEDLQVGAVLSGPVTDGKKCITGTATVIRREKLQCAMGEIDTFLVEPSLEHVGGVFEKAKDAKIQVWVSADRYRIPVRLKSKVIIGSFIAELIDVSGTDWPHRPKPHE, from the coding sequence ATGAACGTTGATCCAAAAACCGGCCCGCAGGGGCTCTTGCCCTCCACTCTTCACGAGGGTCTGGACGGCAGCCTCGGAAGGGGAAAAGAAGCTGCATCGACAAGTATCCCATGGATGGCGAAGAAGTGGTCGAGTATCATGAAAGGAGCCGGTCTGCTGATGCTCCTCTTGCTCGCTCAGACGGCGGCAGCGTCGCCGCCGGCCGAACCTGCCGAACCGCCGCTTCCTTTCCAGGCCGGCGAAAGACTGGTTTTTCAAGCCCGGTGGGAATTCATACCTGCCGGGGAAGCGGTGCTCGAGGTCCTGACTTCCGACAGCGTGGGCCAAACCCCCGCCCTGCATTTCGCCGCCACCGCCTGGAGCTATCCCGTCATCGACTTGTTTTACAAGGTCCGCAACCGCATCGACGCCTATACCGATCGAAGCGTTTCGCGCACCCTCCTCTACAGGGAAAAATCCGAAGGGCGGCGCCCCAAGGACGTCACGGTGACCTTCGACTGGGAGCGGCGGACGGCGCAGTACACCAATATGGATGAGCGGCGGGACCCATTGCCCATCCAGCCGGGATCCCTCGACCCGCTTTCGATCTTCTACGCCTTTCGCCTCGAGGACCTTCAGGTGGGCGCCGTCCTCTCGGGGCCGGTGACCGATGGGAAGAAATGCATTACGGGGACCGCAACGGTCATCCGCCGTGAGAAGCTTCAGTGCGCCATGGGGGAGATCGACACCTTCCTGGTCGAACCTTCCCTCGAACACGTGGGAGGGGTCTTTGAAAAGGCCAAGGACGCCAAGATCCAGGTCTGGGTCTCGGCGGACCGATACAGGATCCCTGTGCGTCTGAAAAGCAAGGTGATCATCGGAAGCTTCATTGCAGAGCTCATCGACGTCTCCGGCACCGACTGGCCTCACCGGCCAAAGCCTCACGAGTAA
- a CDS encoding Slp family lipoprotein, with translation MRRGSGSVAAMIIVCIVIGGAGCASVISQDLLQRADRTIRFQDLREQPGLYEGKIVLLGGMIVSTKNQPAGTLIEIVQKPLDFEKRPISGDTTFGRFLALYDGYLDPAIYAEGRDVTVAGPVIGLREQPLGEITYSYPLVRAQEIHLWAVRTEDRAYPYPPGGWWGYPPWWRYPYWGPWY, from the coding sequence ATGCGAAGGGGCAGCGGTTCGGTGGCGGCGATGATCATCGTCTGCATCGTTATCGGCGGGGCGGGTTGCGCCTCGGTCATTTCACAGGATCTCCTGCAGCGGGCCGATCGGACCATCCGGTTTCAGGACCTGCGGGAACAACCCGGCCTGTACGAAGGGAAGATTGTCCTGCTGGGCGGAATGATCGTTTCAACCAAGAATCAGCCGGCGGGCACCCTGATCGAGATCGTACAGAAGCCGCTCGATTTCGAGAAGCGCCCGATCAGCGGGGATACGACCTTCGGCCGCTTCCTGGCGCTGTATGACGGATATCTCGACCCGGCCATATACGCTGAGGGCCGCGATGTGACGGTGGCGGGCCCGGTCATCGGCCTGAGGGAGCAGCCGCTGGGTGAAATCACTTACAGCTACCCCCTCGTGCGCGCTCAGGAGATCCATCTTTGGGCGGTCAGGACAGAGGATCGGGCCTATCCTTACCCCCCGGGCGGCTGGTGGGGGTATCCACCCTGGTGGCGTTATCCTTACTGGGGGCCATGGTATTGA
- the nfi gene encoding deoxyribonuclease V (cleaves DNA at apurinic or apyrimidinic sites) encodes MPMSKNRPTGEAPSTSPGPTGEPGAGEAPACSGGLSHRWDVGIPEARAIQQSLARLVVTEDRLGDVHFVAGMDVGLDARRSVARASAVVLSFPELQLCDWAVAERPLTFPYVPGLLSFREIPVMLEALGNLRQIPDLVICDGQGLAHPRRFGIACHFGLLTGIPTIGAAKSRLIGTHRPVGLRKGQYALLKDGTDCIGIVLRTRTEVKPIYVSIGHRVGLMTARRFVLACTTRYRLPETTRHAHRLASSGGLHGFR; translated from the coding sequence ATGCCCATGAGTAAGAACCGGCCGACCGGCGAAGCGCCCTCCACCTCCCCTGGGCCAACCGGGGAGCCGGGAGCCGGCGAAGCCCCTGCCTGCTCCGGGGGGCTCTCGCACCGCTGGGATGTGGGCATCCCCGAGGCCCGGGCGATCCAGCAGTCCCTCGCGCGACTTGTGGTCACGGAAGACCGTCTCGGCGACGTGCATTTCGTGGCGGGGATGGATGTCGGTTTAGACGCCCGGCGCTCCGTCGCACGGGCATCGGCGGTGGTCTTGAGCTTTCCGGAACTGCAGCTTTGCGATTGGGCCGTTGCCGAGCGGCCCCTGACCTTCCCCTACGTGCCCGGGCTGCTGAGCTTCCGCGAGATCCCGGTGATGCTGGAGGCCCTGGGAAACCTCCGGCAAATCCCGGACCTCGTGATTTGCGACGGCCAGGGACTAGCCCACCCCCGCCGCTTCGGAATCGCCTGCCATTTCGGCCTCCTGACCGGCATCCCGACCATCGGGGCCGCCAAGAGCCGGCTGATCGGGACGCACCGTCCGGTGGGGCTTCGCAAAGGGCAATACGCCCTCCTCAAGGACGGAACGGATTGCATCGGGATCGTCCTGCGCACCCGGACGGAAGTAAAACCCATCTATGTCTCCATCGGCCACCGCGTCGGTTTGATGACTGCACGCCGGTTCGTGCTGGCCTGCACCACACGGTACAGGCTGCCCGAAACCACCCGCCACGCTCACCGGCTCGCATCGTCAGGAGGGCTCCATGGTTTTCGATAG
- a CDS encoding energy-coupling factor ABC transporter ATP-binding protein, with protein MELIRLDGISFAYPGRATVLDHADLTLREGERIGLMGPNGAGKTTLFHLIMGLLKPDSGRIEIFGREVREEKDFESVRRQIGFLFQDADDQLFHPTVLEDVAFGPLNLGKSREEAQLIALKTLEKLGLEHFEGRITHRLSGGEKRLVALATVLAMEPKVLLLDEPTAGLDERTKERLTQLLKGLDLTYIIISHELDFLMETTTAVYAMADGRIQWDEEVKLHRHIHGHRHGAYPHAHE; from the coding sequence ATGGAATTGATCCGGCTCGATGGTATCAGCTTCGCTTATCCGGGGCGGGCAACGGTCCTGGACCACGCGGATCTGACCCTTCGGGAGGGGGAGCGGATCGGCCTCATGGGCCCCAACGGCGCAGGAAAAACGACCCTTTTTCATCTCATCATGGGGCTGTTGAAGCCCGATTCGGGCAGGATCGAAATCTTCGGACGGGAAGTCCGCGAGGAAAAGGACTTCGAGTCCGTCCGGCGGCAGATCGGCTTCCTGTTTCAGGATGCGGACGATCAACTGTTTCACCCTACGGTCCTCGAAGATGTCGCCTTCGGCCCTCTCAATTTGGGGAAAAGCCGCGAAGAAGCGCAGTTGATCGCCTTGAAAACACTAGAGAAACTTGGGCTCGAACACTTCGAGGGACGGATTACGCACCGCCTCTCCGGCGGGGAAAAACGACTCGTGGCCCTCGCCACGGTGTTGGCTATGGAGCCCAAGGTCCTGCTCCTGGATGAACCGACCGCGGGCCTCGATGAGCGGACCAAGGAAAGGCTCACTCAACTGCTCAAAGGTCTCGATCTCACCTACATCATCATTTCGCACGAACTCGATTTTCTGATGGAGACGACCACGGCCGTTTACGCCATGGCCGACGGCCGCATTCAATGGGACGAAGAAGTCAAACTGCATCGCCACATCCACGGACATCGACACGGGGCCTATCCTCATGCCCATGAGTAA
- the cbiQ gene encoding cobalt ECF transporter T component CbiQ gives MIQEPFAIGGSPLHQTDPRLKIILATAYSFLVAVLQGFPALLTALVLSIGLAAVARLDSRALFRRLGLANGLILFLWILLPFTFPGKPLASIGPFALSLEGVRFCAQITLKSNAIILALIALVATSPIATLGYALHRLHVPAKMVLLLLLTYRYLFVLEQEYERLARAMRMRGFRPQTSLHTYRTYAYLVGMLFVRASARAERVHQAMLCRGFTGRFRTLKTFTLARRDWIWPFAAGCAMSGLIMLEWTTGWN, from the coding sequence GTGATCCAGGAGCCTTTTGCTATAGGCGGTTCGCCGCTCCATCAGACGGACCCGAGGCTCAAGATCATCCTCGCGACGGCCTATTCTTTCCTCGTGGCCGTTCTTCAAGGGTTCCCGGCACTCCTGACCGCCCTCGTCCTTTCGATCGGATTGGCCGCTGTTGCCAGGCTGGACAGCCGGGCGCTGTTTCGGCGACTCGGGCTCGCCAACGGTTTGATCCTTTTCCTGTGGATTCTTTTGCCTTTCACCTTTCCCGGGAAACCGCTGGCATCGATCGGCCCGTTCGCTCTGAGCCTCGAAGGCGTGCGCTTTTGCGCCCAGATCACCCTGAAATCCAACGCCATCATCCTGGCGCTGATCGCTTTGGTCGCCACCAGTCCGATCGCCACCCTGGGTTATGCCTTGCATCGCCTGCACGTTCCTGCCAAGATGGTGCTGTTGCTCCTGCTCACGTATCGATATCTTTTCGTCCTCGAGCAGGAATACGAGCGTCTGGCAAGGGCGATGCGCATGCGCGGCTTCCGGCCGCAGACCAGCCTGCACACCTACCGGACCTATGCCTATCTGGTCGGAATGCTCTTCGTCAGGGCGAGCGCCCGTGCGGAGCGGGTGCATCAGGCCATGCTCTGCAGGGGGTTCACCGGACGCTTCAGGACGCTCAAGACCTTCACCTTGGCCCGGCGTGACTGGATCTGGCCGTTTGCAGCGGGATGCGCGATGAGTGGATTGATCATGCTGGAGTGGACGACGGGATGGAATTGA
- the cbiM gene encoding cobalt transporter CbiM, with product MHISEGVLSAPVLISGMVLAAVGTGIGFKKMDFNRIPQTGMLAAAFFVGSLIHVPIGPSSVHLVLNGIVGLLLGWAAFPAILVALVLQALFFQYGGITTLGVNTVIMAAPAVICYLLFARLIHGRPAVSLTASFACGFLAVFLSAILVGLALISTEENFFKVSSLIVAANLPVMIIEGILTLFCVSFLKKVQPHMLPGNHPLEAATFSNSPAGPPQQ from the coding sequence ATGCATATCTCGGAAGGGGTCCTTTCGGCCCCTGTCCTCATTTCGGGCATGGTCCTGGCCGCAGTCGGCACGGGCATCGGTTTCAAAAAGATGGACTTCAACCGCATCCCACAGACCGGGATGCTCGCTGCCGCCTTTTTCGTAGGATCGCTGATTCATGTCCCCATAGGTCCTTCGAGCGTCCATCTGGTTCTGAACGGGATCGTCGGACTGCTGCTCGGCTGGGCAGCCTTCCCCGCCATTCTGGTCGCCCTGGTCCTGCAGGCGTTATTTTTCCAGTACGGCGGGATTACGACCCTGGGCGTCAACACCGTGATCATGGCCGCCCCGGCGGTGATCTGCTACCTTCTTTTTGCACGCCTCATCCACGGCAGGCCGGCCGTGAGTCTCACGGCGTCTTTCGCCTGCGGATTCCTCGCCGTCTTCCTGAGCGCCATCCTTGTCGGGTTGGCCTTGATCTCCACTGAGGAGAATTTCTTCAAGGTCTCCTCCCTCATCGTGGCCGCCAATCTGCCGGTGATGATTATCGAAGGAATCCTGACCCTGTTCTGCGTGTCCTTCTTGAAAAAGGTCCAGCCGCATATGTTGCCGGGGAACCACCCCCTCGAGGCCGCCACATTTTCGAACTCTCCCGCCGGGCCCCCGCAACAGTGA
- a CDS encoding AMP-binding protein — MEKVEKTIGSLFREVASAYSSREALIHVSSGLRFNYGLLDWEADRAAKGLIRLGLQPGDRVALWAPNVAEWIVAMLALARMGALMVPIDPEAEPADVQYILSQSEPRALIACKETDLEDYIDTMLEMRDSVPSLEHIILIADESFPETELWTEVLAGGEDVPPEVLLDISFGQQPSDPVAIMYTSGTTGSPKGVVLDHAGLINKSFYSTARQGITAEDRLCLYFPLFHMFGNTCVALAGLIRGACIVMPCLSFDASAILKALKEEQCTAVYGSPSMFMGLVEHPENQTKLWGTVLKGIVGGAPCPMELMQRLVEEIGVARITVAYGITEASSWITMTDPDDPLDLRVGTIGRPLPCNEVKIVDSASGEEVPPGDRGELCTRGFLMKEYYKMPAATAAGIDQDGWLHTGDIARMDANGYVTISGRVKDTIFRNGVEIHPVEVEEVLYKRPEVLEAQVFGFVHPEKGDEVAAWVRLKEGAALSTLTLAAHAKDNVQDECLPHFFKIVDRFPTTRSGKVQKYKLAEMARVEYGGGL; from the coding sequence ATGGAAAAGGTGGAGAAGACGATCGGAAGTCTTTTCAGGGAAGTCGCATCCGCATATTCCTCGAGAGAGGCCTTGATCCATGTCTCTTCCGGCCTTCGCTTCAACTATGGGCTGTTGGATTGGGAAGCGGATCGTGCTGCGAAGGGGCTGATCCGGCTGGGGCTGCAGCCGGGAGACCGGGTTGCGCTCTGGGCCCCCAATGTGGCCGAGTGGATTGTAGCCATGCTGGCGCTGGCGCGGATGGGAGCGCTGATGGTGCCGATCGATCCCGAGGCCGAGCCGGCCGATGTGCAATACATCCTGAGCCAGTCCGAGCCGCGCGCCCTCATTGCCTGCAAGGAAACCGACCTGGAGGATTACATCGATACGATGTTGGAGATGCGCGACAGCGTGCCTTCTCTGGAACATATCATCCTGATCGCAGACGAATCCTTTCCCGAGACCGAGCTGTGGACGGAGGTCCTCGCGGGAGGCGAGGATGTCCCGCCGGAGGTCCTTTTGGATATATCGTTTGGTCAGCAGCCGAGCGATCCGGTGGCCATCATGTACACCTCCGGGACGACCGGCTCTCCGAAAGGAGTGGTTTTGGATCATGCGGGTTTGATCAACAAGTCCTTTTATAGCACCGCTCGTCAGGGGATTACGGCAGAGGACCGTCTTTGTCTCTATTTCCCCTTGTTTCACATGTTCGGGAACACCTGCGTAGCGCTTGCCGGATTGATCAGAGGGGCCTGCATCGTGATGCCCTGTCTGAGCTTCGACGCCTCAGCGATCCTGAAGGCCTTGAAAGAGGAGCAATGCACGGCGGTTTATGGGTCACCCAGCATGTTCATGGGGCTGGTAGAGCACCCGGAAAATCAGACAAAGCTCTGGGGGACCGTCCTTAAAGGGATCGTCGGGGGAGCGCCATGCCCCATGGAACTCATGCAGCGGTTGGTGGAGGAGATCGGCGTCGCGCGCATTACGGTCGCATACGGCATCACCGAGGCCTCTTCATGGATTACCATGACCGACCCGGACGATCCGCTCGATCTGCGGGTGGGCACCATCGGTCGCCCTCTGCCTTGCAATGAAGTCAAGATCGTAGATTCTGCGAGCGGCGAAGAGGTGCCGCCTGGGGACCGCGGTGAGCTTTGCACCCGTGGATTTCTCATGAAGGAGTATTACAAGATGCCGGCCGCCACCGCCGCCGGCATCGATCAGGATGGTTGGCTCCACACGGGTGACATTGCCCGGATGGATGCGAACGGCTACGTGACGATCTCCGGCCGGGTCAAGGACACCATCTTTCGCAACGGCGTCGAGATCCACCCGGTCGAGGTGGAAGAGGTGCTCTACAAGCGTCCTGAGGTTCTCGAAGCGCAGGTCTTCGGGTTTGTGCACCCGGAAAAGGGTGACGAGGTGGCCGCCTGGGTGCGCCTCAAAGAAGGGGCGGCTCTTTCCACGTTGACCTTGGCCGCCCATGCCAAGGACAACGTGCAGGACGAGTGCCTCCCTCATTTTTTCAAGATCGTGGATCGATTCCCGACGACGCGCAGCGGAAAGGTGCAGAAATATAAACTGGCCGAGATGGCGCGGGTGGAGTACGGGGGAGGCCTCTGA